GCCTGATGCAGGATGGCCCCATAGCACAGCGGGTTGCAGGTAGGCAAGCTGTGGCCATAGGACATGACAGTGTAGAGGGAGCAGTGCTCTCcgcccagcagctggcagtcCTCCAGCACCCTTGGAAGGAAGACACCGCAGAAGGGCTTTTGGTCTTCAGTCCTTCTGAAGGAGAGTGGCCTCCTTGTGACCTCACCTCCCTTCCACCCCAGAGCAACACCCGTCTCCTGTGCACCTTGGGGAGTGTCCACACAGAGAAGGACTACATGGACGCCAGGCTTGAATGCACCAGAACTTTAATGAGACTAAAGAGGAGACAGACAATTCCTATGAGGCTTGCCTTGAGGGAACCTTGCTGCCActgcaaaccaaagcaaacaaagaaaagggagagaaaggcaaGGTCAGTCAGCTATGCTGAAAACAACATCCAAAAGATCAATCCTGTGCCCAGCACCATGTTCTGAGTTCCTCAAGGTGTCTCCCTGGGTTTTTCCCAAGCATCTTTAACAGGGgaggcaccttctgccacagtagcggttggtaatgcaggagaggtcaaagcccccagaggagatgggcactccctcagagctgaggatgctgccaacagcagcagaggtggaagaTCCCACAACGgtgttctgcgggaaggagctgaggatgggtccgggcagggtcaccaccacaggagagggctcgatgacgacggtggagttctggcactgcctgacacagggctcgttgcagctgttggccagcggggtcgggccgcagggctggcagggcaggcacgggctgtagcaggacatgtctctgggctggagatgcacctgggagagagggcaggggggaagcagaACACAAGGATGGGTGAGAAGCAGCCTGGttacacagtgacaaaggaggCAAGGTACTACTAAGAAGGGAGCTGGACactgtgccagcagccacatGGTCTCCATTGCCCTacaaagagcagcctggcccagggaCACTCTCTCCTAATTCATGAGCCAAAAGACCCCACAGCTacatcccagcctctctctaACCAGACCTTCTCCCCACTTCTGCTCCTGTGGCAAGATGCTCCAAGccccagcaaagcacagagccAATATCAGCTGAGAGGTCCATCGAGAAGAGATCCCaatttggaagaggaggagaaggggcttcagactcacctggttgccaagcagaaggaggcaagagaagtggatgagagagcAGGCACTTGCGCTGCCTTTTATACCTGCCCTTCATTGCCGCAGGACCAGAGGCACCCGCGGCAGAGGTAGCAATTCTCGGACAAGCTCATCTTGAATGCAAACCAGTGCAGCTAATGA
The sequence above is a segment of the Pelecanus crispus isolate bPelCri1 chromosome 18, bPelCri1.pri, whole genome shotgun sequence genome. Coding sequences within it:
- the LOC142595255 gene encoding feather keratin Cos1-1/Cos1-3/Cos2-1, which codes for MSCYSPCLPCQPCGPTPLANSCNEPCVRQCQNSTVVIEPSPVVVTLPGPILSSFPQNTVVGSSTSAAVGSILSSEGVPISSGGFDLSCITNRYCGRRCLPC